Proteins from a single region of Spirochaetota bacterium:
- a CDS encoding glycosyltransferase family 4 protein, producing the protein MEKIKNILIITERYFPEPFSINDLSYELKDRGFTVTVLTQIPSYPGDKLYQGYINKFVIENINGINIIRLKTILGYSKSVFIKILSYINFMIKASFYVFKIANKIDLVFVYHTGPLTQAFPVFFIKKIFKKKSIIWSLDIWPDAVYSYGFKKKFTFSFLLDNFVKFIYKYFDYILVSSPGFIDRLKLYTKKEIIYIPQWFNSNIKIENHKISLDKSKIKFVYTGNIGKMQGLENVIKAFSSFKEENIIFYIVGDGNEKENLIKLKNKLNAFNIIFIEKIDEKEVISLIKDCDYSVLPLIEDDYIKLTIPAKFFTYLYAQKPIFVITDGAVGKIVDEYKIGYFCKNDENEIRKKIEFILNSKNNNINIENSLKLIENMFNREHIINKIEELINNI; encoded by the coding sequence ATGGAAAAAATAAAAAATATTCTGATAATTACTGAAAGGTATTTTCCAGAACCTTTTTCTATAAATGATCTATCTTATGAGTTAAAAGATAGAGGTTTTACTGTAACAGTTTTAACACAAATACCATCATATCCAGGAGATAAACTTTATCAAGGTTATATTAATAAATTTGTTATTGAAAATATTAATGGCATAAATATAATAAGATTAAAAACTATTCTTGGTTATAGTAAAAGTGTTTTTATTAAAATATTATCATATATAAATTTTATGATAAAAGCATCTTTTTATGTATTTAAAATTGCAAATAAAATAGATTTAGTTTTTGTTTACCATACAGGTCCTCTTACTCAAGCTTTTCCAGTTTTTTTTATAAAAAAAATTTTCAAAAAAAAATCTATTATATGGAGTTTAGATATTTGGCCAGATGCTGTTTATTCTTATGGGTTTAAAAAAAAATTTACTTTTTCATTTTTATTAGATAACTTTGTTAAATTTATTTATAAATACTTTGATTATATTTTAGTTAGTAGTCCTGGTTTTATAGATAGGTTAAAATTATATACTAAAAAAGAAATTATATATATTCCTCAATGGTTTAATTCAAATATTAAAATAGAAAATCATAAAATAAGCTTAGATAAAAGCAAAATTAAGTTTGTTTATACTGGAAATATTGGGAAAATGCAAGGTTTAGAGAATGTAATAAAAGCTTTTTCAAGTTTTAAAGAAGAGAATATTATTTTTTATATTGTGGGTGATGGCAATGAGAAGGAAAATTTAATTAAATTAAAAAATAAATTAAATGCTTTTAATATTATTTTTATTGAGAAAATTGATGAAAAGGAGGTTATTTCTTTAATTAAAGATTGTGATTATTCTGTTTTACCTTTAATAGAAGATGACTATATTAAATTAACTATACCTGCTAAATTTTTTACTTACCTTTATGCTCAAAAACCTATATTTGTAATTACTGATGGAGCTGTAGGTAAGATAGTTGATGAATATAAAATTGGTTATTTTTGTAAAAATGATGAAAATGAAATAAGAAAAAAAATTGAATTTATTTTAAATTCTAAAAACAATAATATAAATATAGAAAATTCATTAAAATTAATAGAAAATATGTTTAATAGAGAACATATTATTAACAAAATTGAAGAATTAATTAATAATATATAA
- the wecB gene encoding UDP-N-acetylglucosamine 2-epimerase (non-hydrolyzing), whose translation MNKIKVMTIVGTRPEVIRLSRVISKMDEYFDHILVHTGQNYDYELNKIFFDDLEIKKPDYFLETASDTYIKTISNMLVKIDELFEKIKPEAILILGDTNSCLCAYPAKRRKIPIFHMEAGNRCFDQRVPEETNRKIVDHISDINLPYSDIAREYLIKEGFPSERIIKTGSPMYEVINYYLPKIKSSKILEKLGLEKEKYFVVSFHREENVDNMNNLLSFIDILNSIAEKYKFPIMVSTHPRTRKKIEQLKNVIFNDLIIFHNPFSFTDYVNLEINSFLVISDSGTITEESSILNFPAINIREAHERPEGMEEASVIMSGFRKDIVLNSIEVAVKQNRKERNFLLVKDYFVPNVSEKIPRIIISYIDYINKNIWKK comes from the coding sequence ATGAATAAAATAAAAGTTATGACAATAGTTGGTACTAGGCCCGAAGTAATTAGACTTTCAAGAGTTATTAGTAAAATGGATGAATATTTTGATCATATCCTTGTTCATACTGGGCAAAATTATGATTATGAATTAAATAAAATATTTTTTGATGATCTTGAAATAAAGAAACCAGATTATTTTTTAGAAACAGCATCTGATACATATATTAAAACAATATCAAATATGTTAGTTAAGATTGATGAATTATTTGAAAAAATTAAACCTGAAGCTATATTGATATTAGGAGACACTAATTCTTGTTTATGTGCTTACCCAGCTAAAAGAAGAAAAATTCCAATATTTCATATGGAAGCTGGAAATAGATGCTTTGATCAAAGAGTTCCTGAAGAAACAAATAGAAAAATTGTTGATCATATTTCTGATATTAATTTACCATATTCTGATATTGCTAGAGAATATTTAATAAAAGAGGGCTTCCCATCAGAAAGGATAATAAAGACTGGCTCCCCAATGTATGAAGTTATTAATTATTATTTACCTAAGATTAAAAGTTCTAAAATTCTTGAAAAGTTAGGACTTGAAAAAGAGAAATATTTTGTTGTTAGTTTTCATAGAGAAGAAAATGTTGATAACATGAATAATTTATTATCTTTTATAGATATATTAAATAGCATAGCAGAGAAATATAAATTTCCTATTATGGTATCAACCCATCCAAGAACAAGAAAAAAAATTGAACAATTAAAAAATGTTATTTTTAATGATTTAATTATATTTCATAATCCATTTTCTTTTACTGATTATGTTAATCTTGAAATAAATTCTTTTTTAGTTATATCTGATTCAGGGACTATAACAGAAGAATCTTCAATATTAAATTTTCCTGCTATAAATATTAGAGAAGCTCATGAGAGACCAGAAGGTATGGAAGAAGCTTCAGTTATTATGAGTGGTTTTAGAAAAGATATTGTATTAAATTCTATTGAAGTAGCGGTAAAACAAAATAGAAAAGAAAGAAATTTTTTATTAGTTAAAGATTATTTTGTTCCTAATGTTTCAGAGAAAATACCAAGAATAATAATAAGTTATATTGATTATATTAATAAAAATATATGGAAAAAATAA
- a CDS encoding glycosyltransferase, with translation MSNKIKILYLHTCPTIGGSSRSLVLLYKELIKYNVEGIVLTSKGEVINYYKNNGFKVYIIKWLSQFDNTEYSYYKGIRWLVFIRELFYFIPSLIKVIKIIKKENVKIIHLNEGNLFIYCFFLKKLFKKIKILIHIRAIQSNKKGIRRKVFTNILKNYVDQIICIDERVKNSLNASLFYKTLVVHNGIEFNDNNNYYFNKLKNVNLLSDCFNLGFIGVLYKAKGIDTILKAIDILINEKKLNKIKLYIAGKNSRIFKNKFFKKIVEILGLFFDMEKYIFEFIEKKNLTNYVKYLGFIKNNDDFYKKIDLLLFTTNLFAIGRPVFEAAKYGIPSIVTLKEPIFDDEIFDNYNGFTVNELNEEELANKIEYIYNNIFNNKNKLLEISDNVLNYFKRYFILENNANIIYNIYKNYI, from the coding sequence ATGAGTAATAAAATAAAAATTTTGTATTTACATACTTGTCCTACTATAGGAGGTTCATCAAGAAGTCTGGTACTATTATATAAGGAGTTAATTAAATATAATGTAGAAGGAATAGTTTTAACATCTAAAGGAGAAGTAATTAATTATTATAAAAATAATGGGTTTAAAGTATATATTATTAAATGGCTTTCACAATTTGATAATACAGAATATAGTTACTATAAAGGTATTAGGTGGTTAGTATTTATTAGAGAATTGTTTTATTTTATTCCTAGTTTAATAAAAGTAATAAAAATTATTAAAAAAGAAAATGTTAAAATTATTCATTTAAATGAAGGAAATTTATTTATTTATTGTTTTTTTTTGAAAAAATTATTTAAAAAAATTAAAATATTAATTCATATTAGAGCTATACAATCTAATAAAAAAGGGATTAGGAGAAAAGTATTTACTAATATTTTAAAAAATTATGTTGATCAAATAATATGTATAGATGAAAGAGTAAAAAATAGTTTAAATGCATCACTATTTTATAAAACTTTAGTAGTGCATAATGGTATAGAATTTAATGATAATAATAATTATTATTTTAATAAATTAAAAAATGTAAATTTATTATCAGATTGTTTTAATTTAGGTTTTATAGGTGTTCTATATAAAGCTAAAGGAATAGATACTATTTTAAAAGCTATAGATATTTTAATTAATGAAAAGAAATTAAATAAAATAAAACTTTATATAGCTGGAAAAAATTCTAGAATATTTAAAAATAAATTTTTCAAAAAAATAGTTGAAATATTAGGTTTATTTTTTGATATGGAAAAATATATTTTTGAGTTTATTGAAAAGAAAAATTTAACTAATTATGTTAAATATTTGGGTTTTATTAAGAATAATGATGATTTTTACAAAAAAATTGATTTATTGTTATTTACAACTAATTTATTTGCTATAGGAAGGCCAGTATTTGAGGCTGCAAAATATGGTATACCATCTATAGTAACATTAAAAGAACCTATTTTTGATGATGAAATATTTGATAATTATAATGGTTTTACTGTTAATGAATTAAATGAAGAAGAATTAGCTAATAAAATTGAATATATATATAATAATATATTTAATAATAAAAATAAACTATTAGAAATTTCTGACAATGTATTAAATTATTTTAAGAGATATTTTATTTTAGAAAATAATGCTAATATAATATATAATATTTATAAAAATTATATATAA
- a CDS encoding O-antigen ligase family protein, whose protein sequence is MSKESLLEKRIVLYFLFVFLFSTSIVSISLSTLFQVFIILFFFVDFLILNYFKSKERKNIELISYHSSNSENLILFKSIEFGFIFSFLLFFILSFIFSYNYKLSFLRLPIYFIIFLIMCASFYIFSLYYKVFLNLNFKIYLFSNLIILLFYIINILYLFSLYKNLSGIFSDRRSGLLRNAVGYAYCTIIPLFFIVFNFFCFVKNINKNNIKKIKKIFYLFISIIIFIFSVILASISFLSSGTRSVLIAFFLSVFIFLILSLFFLSRSIFLKTFSILVIIIFLISIFIIIEPIFEGKLNKNIVKVVTISRKFLLDKFIKDYWIFRRVINAGYEIKQISSWLFHPEITSRKDLIYFESAERAALISVSLEVIKKRFLTGTGPFAWNYYVNNNKDLNRYFHNNFTRHSHCHNDFLQIFSEFGFFSFLVFLFIVLLSFYKLIRNIIKEKEDRFYYILFFSLLVFFIIGGLTDYIFGHPLVGPFYSLLIGLFMKKNKEILNYEYNVS, encoded by the coding sequence ATGAGTAAAGAGAGTTTATTAGAAAAGAGAATTGTATTATACTTTTTGTTTGTTTTTTTATTTTCAACATCTATAGTATCCATTTCTTTATCTACACTATTTCAAGTATTTATTATTTTATTTTTTTTTGTTGATTTCTTAATTTTAAATTATTTCAAATCAAAAGAAAGAAAAAATATTGAATTAATTTCTTATCATTCAAGCAACTCCGAAAATCTAATTTTATTTAAAAGTATAGAGTTTGGTTTTATCTTTTCTTTTTTACTTTTTTTTATATTATCTTTTATTTTTTCATATAATTATAAATTAAGCTTTTTAAGACTACCTATTTATTTCATAATTTTTTTAATAATGTGTGCTTCTTTTTATATTTTTTCACTTTATTACAAAGTTTTTCTAAATTTAAACTTTAAAATATATCTTTTTTCAAATCTTATTATTTTACTTTTTTATATTATAAATATTTTATATCTTTTCAGTTTATATAAAAACTTATCTGGAATATTTTCTGATAGAAGAAGTGGTTTATTAAGAAATGCAGTAGGTTATGCTTATTGTACAATAATTCCTCTTTTTTTCATCGTATTTAATTTTTTCTGTTTTGTTAAAAATATTAATAAAAACAATATTAAAAAAATAAAAAAAATATTTTACTTATTTATTTCTATTATTATTTTTATTTTTTCTGTCATTTTAGCCTCTATCTCTTTTTTATCATCTGGGACAAGGTCTGTATTAATAGCTTTCTTTTTATCTGTTTTTATTTTTTTAATTTTATCCCTTTTTTTTCTGTCAAGAAGTATTTTTTTAAAAACTTTTTCTATACTAGTTATTATTATTTTTCTAATATCAATTTTTATAATTATTGAGCCTATATTTGAGGGAAAATTAAATAAAAATATTGTAAAAGTAGTTACAATTTCAAGAAAATTTTTATTGGATAAATTTATAAAAGATTACTGGATATTTAGAAGAGTTATAAATGCTGGTTATGAAATAAAGCAAATAAGTTCATGGTTGTTTCATCCAGAAATAACATCAAGGAAAGATTTAATATATTTTGAATCAGCAGAAAGAGCAGCATTGATATCAGTTTCTTTGGAGGTAATAAAAAAGAGATTTTTAACAGGTACAGGTCCTTTTGCCTGGAATTACTATGTTAATAATAATAAAGATTTAAATAGATATTTTCATAATAATTTTACACGACATTCTCATTGTCATAATGATTTTCTTCAAATATTTTCAGAGTTTGGTTTTTTTTCATTTTTAGTTTTTCTTTTTATTGTTTTATTATCTTTTTATAAATTGATACGAAATATTATAAAAGAAAAAGAGGATAGATTCTATTATATTTTATTCTTTTCACTATTAGTTTTTTTTATAATCGGAGGACTAACTGATTATATTTTTGGGCATCC
- a CDS encoding NAD-dependent epimerase/dehydratase family protein has translation MKNILITGSNGFIGKNLKIFLKKNINLNIIEYDINSFETLDEIIKNNNFYVIYHLAGVNRPQNEIEYFYGNVELTNKLINFLEKFNKVCKIVFSSSIQAELDNLYGKTKKEAEELLLNYSKRTGNKVYIYRFQNVFGKWCKPNYNSVVATFCYNLTHNKEIIINDPEKVIKFIYIDDVIKNLIRHIYENDLDVVDSIIYPTPFYEVSLAKLAELLKNFIKIRENNILPNFENKFEKYLYSTLISYYDLSNLEYKAIKNEDNRGYLFEFIKSNFAGQIFISRTKPGITRGNHYHHTKVEKFCVVEGKAKISFRNILNNEKYSIIVDGEDCKIVDIPPGYTHNITNIGDRDLITVFWANEIFDPDNPDTYYEEV, from the coding sequence ATGAAGAATATTCTCATAACAGGTTCAAATGGATTTATAGGAAAGAATTTAAAAATTTTTTTAAAAAAAAACATTAACTTAAATATAATTGAATATGATATAAATAGTTTTGAAACACTTGATGAAATAATAAAAAATAATAATTTTTATGTTATATACCATTTAGCTGGTGTAAATAGACCACAAAATGAAATTGAATATTTTTATGGAAATGTTGAACTTACAAACAAATTAATAAATTTTCTTGAAAAATTTAATAAAGTATGTAAAATTGTATTTTCTTCTTCTATACAAGCAGAACTTGATAATCTTTATGGAAAAACAAAAAAAGAAGCTGAGGAATTATTATTAAATTATAGTAAAAGAACAGGTAATAAAGTTTATATATATAGATTTCAAAATGTATTTGGTAAATGGTGTAAACCAAATTATAATTCTGTAGTTGCTACTTTTTGTTATAACTTAACGCATAATAAAGAAATTATTATTAATGATCCAGAAAAAGTAATTAAATTTATATATATAGATGATGTTATTAAAAATTTAATAAGACATATTTATGAAAATGATTTAGATGTTGTAGATTCAATTATTTATCCTACTCCATTTTATGAGGTCAGCTTAGCTAAATTAGCAGAATTATTAAAAAATTTTATTAAAATAAGGGAGAATAATATATTACCAAATTTTGAAAATAAATTTGAAAAGTATCTTTATTCTACTTTGATTTCTTATTATGATTTAAGTAATTTAGAATATAAAGCAATAAAAAATGAGGATAATAGAGGTTATTTATTTGAATTTATTAAATCTAATTTTGCAGGACAAATTTTTATTTCTAGGACTAAACCAGGGATTACAAGAGGCAACCATTATCATCATACTAAAGTTGAAAAATTTTGTGTAGTTGAAGGTAAAGCAAAAATATCTTTTAGGAATATTTTGAATAATGAAAAATATTCTATTATAGTAGATGGAGAAGATTGTAAAATTGTTGATATTCCTCCAGGATATACTCATAACATAACAAATATAGGCGATAGAGATTTGATAACAGTTTTTTGGGCAAATGAAATTTTTGATCCAGATAATCCTGATACTTATTATGAAGAGGTATGA
- a CDS encoding AglZ/HisF2 family acetamidino modification protein, with amino-acid sequence MLKTRIIPVLLMKNRGFYKGIKFKDHKYVGDPINTVKIFNDKEVDEIVILDIEASKLNKEIDFEFLKEVVSEAFMPVSYGGGIKSFEDAKKLFSIGIEKVVLNTYAVLNFDLIKKLADSFGNQSIVFSLDVKKDFFGKYKVYIKSGTEKTNYEALELALKMEQLGVGEIIINNIDRDGTFEGYDFNLIKYISSKLKIPTIACGGARNVNDFKFAKEAGAHACGAGGMFVFHMPHRAVVISYPKYEDLRNILGE; translated from the coding sequence ATGTTAAAAACAAGAATTATTCCTGTTTTATTAATGAAAAATAGAGGATTTTATAAGGGGATAAAATTTAAAGATCATAAATATGTTGGTGATCCTATAAATACTGTTAAAATATTTAATGATAAAGAAGTTGATGAAATAGTTATCTTAGATATTGAAGCTTCTAAATTGAATAAAGAAATAGATTTTGAATTTCTAAAAGAAGTTGTATCCGAAGCTTTTATGCCAGTTAGTTATGGAGGAGGAATTAAAAGTTTTGAAGATGCTAAAAAATTATTTTCAATAGGTATAGAAAAAGTTGTATTAAATACTTATGCAGTTTTAAATTTTGATCTGATAAAAAAACTTGCTGATTCTTTTGGAAATCAAAGTATTGTGTTTTCTTTAGATGTAAAAAAAGATTTTTTTGGAAAATATAAGGTCTATATTAAAAGTGGAACAGAAAAGACAAACTATGAAGCTTTAGAATTAGCACTTAAAATGGAACAACTTGGAGTTGGAGAAATAATTATAAACAATATAGATAGGGATGGAACCTTTGAAGGATATGATTTTAATTTAATAAAATATATTTCTTCAAAATTAAAAATTCCAACTATTGCTTGTGGTGGAGCAAGAAATGTTAATGATTTTAAATTTGCAAAAGAGGCAGGAGCTCATGCTTGTGGTGCTGGCGGAATGTTTGTGTTTCATATGCCACATAGAGCAGTTGTTATATCTTATCCAAAATATGAAGATTTAAGAAATATATTAGGAGAATGA
- a CDS encoding polysaccharide biosynthesis protein, producing the protein MFKDKVLLITGGTGSFGNAVLKKFLQTDIKEIRVFSRDEKKQDDLRHKYKNDKIKYYIGDVRDYDSICSAMRGVDYVFAAAALKQVPSCEFYPLEAVKTNIIGTANTIDAAINCGVKKVIVLSTDKAVYPINAMGMSKALMEKVMVAKSRNLREDETLLTATRYGNVMASRGSVIPLFVKQIKNNEPITITNPNMTRFIMSLEQAVELVMFAFNNAKQGDIFVQKAPAATIKQLAEVLLEIFNAKNEIKIIGTRHGEKLYETLLSKEEAAISIDLGDYYRIPADTRDLNYHKYFDEGDKKIEEVEEYNSHNTKRLTNEELKKILLDLEYIQKALRNEEDEGV; encoded by the coding sequence ATGTTCAAAGATAAGGTTTTACTAATAACTGGTGGTACTGGTTCTTTTGGAAATGCAGTATTAAAAAAATTTCTTCAAACTGATATAAAAGAGATAAGGGTATTTAGCCGTGATGAGAAAAAACAAGATGATCTAAGACATAAATATAAAAATGATAAAATAAAATATTATATAGGAGATGTAAGAGATTATGATTCTATTTGTTCAGCAATGAGAGGAGTAGATTATGTATTTGCAGCAGCTGCTTTAAAACAGGTACCTTCATGTGAATTTTATCCGTTAGAAGCAGTTAAAACTAATATTATTGGAACTGCAAACACAATAGATGCTGCAATAAATTGCGGAGTAAAAAAAGTTATAGTTTTATCAACAGATAAAGCTGTTTATCCAATAAATGCAATGGGAATGTCAAAAGCTTTAATGGAAAAAGTAATGGTTGCTAAGTCGAGAAATTTAAGAGAGGATGAAACTCTTTTAACAGCAACTAGATATGGAAATGTTATGGCTTCAAGAGGATCTGTGATTCCTTTATTTGTAAAGCAAATTAAAAATAATGAGCCGATTACAATTACAAATCCAAATATGACAAGATTTATTATGAGTCTTGAGCAAGCAGTTGAACTTGTTATGTTTGCTTTTAATAACGCAAAGCAGGGTGATATTTTTGTACAGAAAGCTCCTGCAGCAACTATTAAGCAATTAGCTGAAGTTTTACTTGAAATATTTAATGCTAAAAATGAAATTAAAATTATTGGAACAAGACATGGTGAAAAATTATATGAAACTTTATTATCTAAAGAAGAAGCAGCAATATCTATTGATTTAGGTGATTACTATAGAATACCTGCTGATACAAGAGATTTAAATTATCATAAATATTTTGATGAAGGTGATAAGAAAATTGAAGAGGTTGAAGAGTATAACTCACATAATACTAAAAGACTAACGAATGAAGAGTTAAAGAAAATTTTATTAGATTTGGAATATATCCAGAAAGCTTTAAGAAATGAAGAGGATGAAGGAGTCTAA
- a CDS encoding undecaprenyl/decaprenyl-phosphate alpha-N-acetylglucosaminyl 1-phosphate transferase, with translation MKIEFNFFIIIPFIVSFLLIPLINYISHKKKLFDYIDERKIHKRNISRLGGLAIFTGFLVFYLYLLFIKNIKFNFNPYLFLLAFTVAFLTGFIDDLVHIKARLKLFLQIISGLIVCFSGLSFDGINIPGFIKIDFGYFTYIFTPLWIAAFMNAINMLDGMDGLAGGILFISFIFVTIIGFIQNNLLVFYISLSLSLSTFAFLIFNFPPAKIFMGDGGAYFLGFIYSILPLIGIKKLSTLTIFVIPLMLLSVPIIDIVSVSHKRIKNGYHIFTADKNHIHHRLMDLGFSNKGILLLLYTITIVYGSFAIIILYLQPIHALITIVLIYILSMLFFYMISVTEKKVENLENEIEKLKKK, from the coding sequence ATGAAGATAGAATTTAATTTTTTTATTATTATTCCTTTTATAGTCTCATTTTTATTAATTCCATTGATTAATTATATAAGTCATAAAAAGAAACTATTTGACTATATTGATGAAAGAAAGATTCATAAAAGAAATATAAGCAGACTTGGAGGTTTAGCTATTTTTACAGGTTTTTTAGTCTTTTATTTATATCTTCTATTTATAAAAAATATAAAATTTAATTTTAATCCCTATCTTTTTTTATTAGCTTTTACTGTTGCTTTCTTAACAGGTTTTATTGATGATCTTGTTCATATAAAGGCAAGATTAAAACTTTTTTTACAAATAATTTCTGGATTAATTGTATGTTTTTCTGGATTAAGTTTTGATGGTATAAATATTCCTGGATTTATAAAAATAGATTTTGGCTATTTTACTTATATTTTTACTCCTTTATGGATAGCTGCATTTATGAATGCTATAAATATGCTTGATGGAATGGATGGTCTTGCTGGAGGAATACTTTTTATATCTTTTATTTTTGTAACAATTATAGGTTTTATTCAAAATAATTTACTTGTTTTTTATATTTCTCTCTCTTTATCTTTATCTACATTTGCATTTTTGATATTTAATTTTCCACCAGCAAAAATATTTATGGGTGATGGAGGGGCATATTTTTTAGGTTTTATTTACTCGATATTGCCTTTGATTGGAATAAAGAAACTTTCGACTCTTACAATCTTTGTTATACCCTTGATGCTTCTTTCAGTACCAATTATAGATATTGTAAGTGTTTCACACAAAAGAATAAAAAATGGATATCATATATTTACAGCTGATAAAAACCATATACATCATAGACTGATGGATCTTGGTTTTTCAAATAAAGGAATACTTCTTTTACTTTATACTATAACCATTGTTTATGGTAGTTTTGCAATAATAATACTTTATCTTCAGCCTATTCATGCATTAATAACTATTGTTTTGATCTATATACTTTCTATGCTCTTTTTCTATATGATATCAGTAACTGAAAAGAAGGTTGAGAATCTTGAAAATGAGATCGAAAAATTAAAAAAAAAATAA
- a CDS encoding N-acetyl sugar amidotransferase codes for MEKYVKLLKEKLIEINEKTRRCKRCLMDETAEGIIFTETGCNYCDDFLEVIRTPKKKIDLSLEEFVKKIKEEGKGKRYDCIVGISGGVDSSYTLVKVKELGLRPLAAHMDNGWDSELAANNIKNLVEGLGVDLYTHVIDWEEYRGLMQAFFDADVIDIELLYDNAMLAVCYGQAKNFGVKYILAGTNSSTEGMKMPINWNWFKWDKTNIYNLAKRGKVKIKTFPAIGTIDFVMYEFIRGIKWISFLDYLPEYNKFDALKILEEKYKYKPYPYKHYESIFTRFYQGFILPVKFGVDKRKNHLSTLILTGQMKKEEAEKLLKEIPYPKEKDLIEDIEYFIKKMRWKEEGLENYLRRPEKPHKLYGSEIRLWNIFKILYYKIKKSF; via the coding sequence ATGGAAAAATATGTAAAATTATTAAAAGAGAAGCTTATAGAAATAAATGAAAAGACAAGGAGATGCAAAAGATGTTTAATGGATGAGACAGCAGAAGGTATAATATTTACAGAAACAGGGTGTAATTATTGCGATGATTTTTTAGAAGTAATAAGAACTCCAAAGAAGAAGATAGATTTAAGTTTAGAGGAGTTTGTAAAAAAGATAAAAGAAGAAGGAAAAGGTAAGAGATATGACTGTATAGTAGGTATAAGTGGAGGGGTTGATAGTTCATATACACTTGTAAAAGTAAAAGAGTTAGGATTAAGACCATTAGCAGCACATATGGATAATGGATGGGATAGTGAATTAGCAGCAAATAACATAAAAAATTTAGTAGAAGGATTAGGAGTAGATTTATATACACATGTAATAGATTGGGAGGAGTATAGGGGGTTGATGCAAGCATTTTTTGATGCAGATGTAATAGATATAGAGTTATTGTATGATAATGCAATGTTAGCAGTTTGTTATGGGCAAGCAAAGAACTTTGGAGTAAAGTATATATTAGCAGGTACAAATAGTTCTACAGAAGGAATGAAGATGCCTATAAATTGGAATTGGTTTAAATGGGATAAAACAAATATCTACAATTTAGCTAAGAGAGGGAAAGTTAAAATAAAGACATTTCCAGCAATAGGGACGATAGATTTTGTAATGTATGAATTCATCAGAGGAATAAAATGGATATCATTTTTAGATTATTTGCCTGAATATAATAAATTTGATGCGTTAAAGATATTGGAAGAGAAATATAAATATAAACCATATCCATATAAGCATTATGAATCTATTTTTACAAGGTTTTATCAAGGATTTATATTGCCAGTAAAATTTGGGGTAGATAAGAGGAAAAATCATTTATCTACATTAATATTGACAGGACAGATGAAAAAAGAGGAAGCTGAGAAATTACTTAAAGAGATACCATATCCAAAAGAGAAAGATTTAATAGAAGATATAGAATATTTTATAAAGAAAATGAGATGGAAAGAAGAGGGCTTAGAAAATTATTTAAGAAGACCAGAAAAACCTCATAAATTATATGGTAGTGAGATAAGATTATGGAACATATTTAAAATATTATATTATAAAATAAAAAAGAGTTTTTAA